Proteins from one Heptranchias perlo isolate sHepPer1 chromosome 42, sHepPer1.hap1, whole genome shotgun sequence genomic window:
- the LOC137306104 gene encoding probable G-protein coupled receptor 139 produces the protein MRSPHAAQLTGGKPTGKVNLLTIMILSRGKCGLSKSVTRYLLAMAVGDLLVVITDLILRQIPIAYQVHFQFLDSIPVCNIHAVLLFAATDCSVWFTVTFTFDRFVAICCEKLKSKYCTEKTAAVVLGTVSVLGCLKNMFWYFMFRQQYLLSNQPWFCETTNNVLESRVWAAIELLHYILTPCVPFVLILLLNAFTVRHILVASSARRRLRTHSSRESPRDPEMESRRKSIILLFVISGNFILLWAVFTLTCIWSRMLFLGYGSVIAPDFVQELGFMLQLLSCCTNTCIYAVSQTKFREQLKNVVTYPFTACVKFLK, from the coding sequence TGAACTTATTAACGATTATGATCCtctctcggggaaagtgcggtctctccaaatctGTCACTCGGTACCTATTGGCCATGGCAGTGggcgatctactggtcgttatcactgatctgatactCAGGCAGATTCCGATTGCTTATCAGGTTCATTTTCAGTTCCTGGATTCaatccccgtgtgtaatatccacgccgtcctgcttttcgcggccacagactgttctgtctggttcaccgttacTTTCACATTTGATcgttttgtggccatttgttgtgagaagctgaaaagtaaatattgcaccgagaaaacggcagctgtggttctgggaacagtgagtgtgctgggctgtttgaagAATatgttctggtactttatgttcagGCAGCAGTATTTACTTTCCAATCAACCCTGGTTTTGTGAGACAACAAACAATGTTTTAGAATCACGTGTGTGGGcagcaatcgaactccttcattacaTCCTCACCCCGTGTGTCCCAttcgttctgattctgctgctcaatgctttcaccgtcagacacattttagtggccagcagcgcccgcaggagactccggactCACAGCAGCAGGGAGagccccagagacccagagatggagagccgaaggaaatccataattttactgtTCGTTATATCAGGGAACTTTATCCTGTTGTGGGCAGTGTTTACTCTGACTTGTATATGGAGCCGGATGTTGTTTTTGGGGTATGGGTCTGTGATTGCACCTGActttgtacaagaactgggattcatgctccagctcctgagttgctgcacaaacacatgtatttatgcCGTCtcacagactaaattcagagagcagttgaagaatgtggtgacatATCCCTTTACTGCATGTGTTAAATTCCTGAAATAA